A portion of the Magnolia sinica isolate HGM2019 chromosome 17, MsV1, whole genome shotgun sequence genome contains these proteins:
- the LOC131230328 gene encoding ATG8-interacting protein 2 isoform X1, protein MADEENEGEETSSRGHDWEVVSLTASTYGAAPGPKGSDSTDDDKDKVSAPDPEESSSAMFMSGHFVFPPSQHENLPLEPDNSEILNEPGSEGVDSTQEGGLGVGEGDRLDKASEENWNIKGLSEADELHGIQFFDGKGKSFSGHSTEYEEVRALEELNLIKEEQSIYSTSKFGSFHAEADLSGSIASAETNIIPDPDDPSHPNLGSPSDISKPQKAIKEDKDNESGLPCEAWWKRRAAALYSHAKEANTIWSVVVAATLMGLVILGQRWQQERWQMQQLKWKFGITDEKINRMLGPISRFKDVLVGGHRRGPVIRGSSANAER, encoded by the exons ATGGCAGAtgaggagaatgagggagaggaaACTTCCTCCCGTGGACATGATTGGGAAGTAGTGTCACTTACAGCATCAACTTATGGGGCAGCGCCTGGTCCAAAAGGATCTGACTCAACTGATGATGATAAGGATAAGGTGTCTGCTCCAGATCCAGAGGAATCCTCTAGTGCGATGTTCATGTCCGGTCATTTTGTATTTCCGCCAAGCCAACATGAGAATCTTCCGCTGGAGCCTGACAACAGTGAAATTCTTAATGAACCTGGGAGTGAAGGAGTGGATTCCACCCAGGAAGGTGGATTGGGTGTGGGGGAAGGGGATAGGCTGGACAAAGCTAGCGAAGAAAATTGGAATATCAAAGGATTATCAGAAGCAGATGAGCTACATGGGATTCAATTTTTTGATGGAAAGGGTAAGAGTTTCTCTGGTCACAGTACAGAATATGAAGAAGTAAGGGCTCTAGAGGAGCTGAATTTAATAAAAGAAGAGCAGAGTATTTACTCTACTTCTAAATTTGGTTCTTTTCATGCCGAAGCAGATCTAAGTGGATCGATTGCCTCTGCTGAGACCAATATTATTCCTGATCCTGATGATCCTTCTCACCCAAATTTGGGTTCTCCTTCCGATATCTCAAAGCCTCAAAAGGCAATAAAAGAAGATAAAGACAACGAGTCTGGTCTTCCCTGTGAAGCTTGGTGGAAAAGGAGGGCTGCGGCATTATATAGCCATGCGAAGGAGGCGAACACAATTTGGTCTGTTGTAGTTGCTGCTACTTTAATGGGACTTGTAATTCTAGGGCAGCGGTGGCAGCAAGAAAGGTGGCAGATGCAGCAGCTAAAGTGGAAATTCGGTATCACTGATGAG AAAATAAACAGGATGCTGGGCCCCATTTCACGGTTTAAAGACGTTCTGGTGGGTGGTCACCGACGTGGCCCTGTTATACGGGGCAGCAGTGCCAATGCTGAGCGTTGA
- the LOC131230328 gene encoding ATG8-interacting protein 1 isoform X3: MADEENEGEETSSRGHDWEVVSLTASTYGAAPGPKGSDSTDDDKDKVSAPDPEESSSAMFMSGHFVFPPSQHENLPLEPDNSEILNEPGSEGVDSTQEGGLGVGEGDRLDKASEENWNIKGLSEADELHGIQFFDGKDLSGSIASAETNIIPDPDDPSHPNLGSPSDISKPQKAIKEDKDNESGLPCEAWWKRRAAALYSHAKEANTIWSVVVAATLMGLVILGQRWQQERWQMQQLKWKFGITDEKINRMLGPISRFKDVLVGGHRRGPVIRGSSANAER, translated from the exons ATGGCAGAtgaggagaatgagggagaggaaACTTCCTCCCGTGGACATGATTGGGAAGTAGTGTCACTTACAGCATCAACTTATGGGGCAGCGCCTGGTCCAAAAGGATCTGACTCAACTGATGATGATAAGGATAAGGTGTCTGCTCCAGATCCAGAGGAATCCTCTAGTGCGATGTTCATGTCCGGTCATTTTGTATTTCCGCCAAGCCAACATGAGAATCTTCCGCTGGAGCCTGACAACAGTGAAATTCTTAATGAACCTGGGAGTGAAGGAGTGGATTCCACCCAGGAAGGTGGATTGGGTGTGGGGGAAGGGGATAGGCTGGACAAAGCTAGCGAAGAAAATTGGAATATCAAAGGATTATCAGAAGCAGATGAGCTACATGGGATTCAATTTTTTGATGGAAAGG ATCTAAGTGGATCGATTGCCTCTGCTGAGACCAATATTATTCCTGATCCTGATGATCCTTCTCACCCAAATTTGGGTTCTCCTTCCGATATCTCAAAGCCTCAAAAGGCAATAAAAGAAGATAAAGACAACGAGTCTGGTCTTCCCTGTGAAGCTTGGTGGAAAAGGAGGGCTGCGGCATTATATAGCCATGCGAAGGAGGCGAACACAATTTGGTCTGTTGTAGTTGCTGCTACTTTAATGGGACTTGTAATTCTAGGGCAGCGGTGGCAGCAAGAAAGGTGGCAGATGCAGCAGCTAAAGTGGAAATTCGGTATCACTGATGAG AAAATAAACAGGATGCTGGGCCCCATTTCACGGTTTAAAGACGTTCTGGTGGGTGGTCACCGACGTGGCCCTGTTATACGGGGCAGCAGTGCCAATGCTGAGCGTTGA
- the LOC131230328 gene encoding ATG8-interacting protein 2 isoform X2: protein MADEENEGEETSSRGHDWEVVSLTASTYGAAPGPKGSDSTDDDKDKVSAPDPEESSSAMFMSGHFVFPPSQHENLPLEPDNSEILNEPGSEGVDSTQEGGLGVGEGDRLDKASEENWNIKGLSEADELHGIQFFDGKGKSFSGHSTEYEEVRALEELNLIKEEQSIYSTSKFGSFHAEADLSGSIASAETNIIPDPDDPSHPNLGSPSDISKPQKAIKEDKDNESGLPCEAWWKRRAAALYSHAKEANTIWSVVVAATLMGLVILGQRWQQERWQMQQLKWKFGITDEF from the exons ATGGCAGAtgaggagaatgagggagaggaaACTTCCTCCCGTGGACATGATTGGGAAGTAGTGTCACTTACAGCATCAACTTATGGGGCAGCGCCTGGTCCAAAAGGATCTGACTCAACTGATGATGATAAGGATAAGGTGTCTGCTCCAGATCCAGAGGAATCCTCTAGTGCGATGTTCATGTCCGGTCATTTTGTATTTCCGCCAAGCCAACATGAGAATCTTCCGCTGGAGCCTGACAACAGTGAAATTCTTAATGAACCTGGGAGTGAAGGAGTGGATTCCACCCAGGAAGGTGGATTGGGTGTGGGGGAAGGGGATAGGCTGGACAAAGCTAGCGAAGAAAATTGGAATATCAAAGGATTATCAGAAGCAGATGAGCTACATGGGATTCAATTTTTTGATGGAAAGGGTAAGAGTTTCTCTGGTCACAGTACAGAATATGAAGAAGTAAGGGCTCTAGAGGAGCTGAATTTAATAAAAGAAGAGCAGAGTATTTACTCTACTTCTAAATTTGGTTCTTTTCATGCCGAAGCAGATCTAAGTGGATCGATTGCCTCTGCTGAGACCAATATTATTCCTGATCCTGATGATCCTTCTCACCCAAATTTGGGTTCTCCTTCCGATATCTCAAAGCCTCAAAAGGCAATAAAAGAAGATAAAGACAACGAGTCTGGTCTTCCCTGTGAAGCTTGGTGGAAAAGGAGGGCTGCGGCATTATATAGCCATGCGAAGGAGGCGAACACAATTTGGTCTGTTGTAGTTGCTGCTACTTTAATGGGACTTGTAATTCTAGGGCAGCGGTGGCAGCAAGAAAGGTGGCAGATGCAGCAGCTAAAGTGGAAATTCGGTATCACTGATGAG TTCTGA